One window of the Ictidomys tridecemlineatus isolate mIctTri1 chromosome 11, mIctTri1.hap1, whole genome shotgun sequence genome contains the following:
- the LOC110598403 gene encoding uncharacterized protein LOC110598403 isoform X1 — MLRRGARRPPQSTRARIPQKFGSGSVGSEMQPKPPFFPNPAQKKKKKTRISTHTDVATVPARLGKSWPLAAREEPGPERGRCLRLAARGAAAGHHRSQVRRKCLASPARLNGRPGPASPRPRPGWSGRGRDLTLLSPLCVRFLQPFRLQRLARSRAGTTLQPRPGPAANPGPGESGPDSGAEGGHSQARPSVLADTPVAGARQWPGERGEKTRRCAVSVPLRELRNPHAPESRAGSCQKHRFVGAPLGLQLRGAEAGNPHFG, encoded by the exons ATGCTGCGGCGCGGGGCGCGTCGCCCCCCTCAGTCCACCAGAGCCCGGATACCTCAGAAATTCGGCTCTGGGTCTGTGGGGAGCGAAATGCAACCCAAACCCCCTTTTTTTCCGAACCCcgcgcaaaaaaaaaaaaaaaaaacacgcaTAAGCACGCACACAGACGTCGCCACGGTCCCTGCGCGCCTCGGCAAGTCCTGGCCGCTGGCGGCGAGGGAAGAGCCGGGGCCCGAGAGGGGTCGCTGCCTGCGCCTCGCAGCCCGGGGGGCGGCCGCTGGGCATCACCGCTCACAGGTGCGACGTAAGTGCCTGGCGTCACCGGCCCGACTCAACGGCCGGCCAGGGCCTGCCTCTCCGCGGCCCCGGCCGGGCTGGAGCGGCCGCGGGAGAGACCTG actctgctctctccGCTCTGCGTGCGGTTCCTGCAGCCCTTTCGCCTTCAGCGGCTCGCGAGGTCGCGCGCTGGCACCACTCTGCAGCCTCGGCCGGGCCCAGCGGCCAATCCAGGGCCCGGGGAGAGCGGCCCGGACAGCGGAGCGGAGGGAGGCCACAGCCAGGCGAGGCCTTCGGTCCTGGCGGACACCCCCGTGGCCGGAGCGCGACAGTGGCCAGGAGAGAGGGGCGAGAAAACCCGTCGTTGTGCGGTTTCTGTCCCGCTCCGAGAGCTTCGAAATCCGCACGCCCCGGAATCCCGAGCGGGATCCTGTCAAAAACATAGATTTGTGGGCGCCCCTCTGGGACTCCAGTTGAGAGGAGCTGAGGCGGGGAACCCGCATTTTGGATGA
- the LOC110598403 gene encoding uncharacterized protein LOC110598403 isoform X2 yields MLRRGARRPPQSTRARIPQKFGSGSVGSEMQPKPPFFPNPAQKKKKKTRISTHTDVATVPARLGKSWPLAAREEPGPERGRCLRLAARGAAAGHHRSQTLLSPLCVRFLQPFRLQRLARSRAGTTLQPRPGPAANPGPGESGPDSGAEGGHSQARPSVLADTPVAGARQWPGERGEKTRRCAVSVPLRELRNPHAPESRAGSCQKHRFVGAPLGLQLRGAEAGNPHFG; encoded by the exons ATGCTGCGGCGCGGGGCGCGTCGCCCCCCTCAGTCCACCAGAGCCCGGATACCTCAGAAATTCGGCTCTGGGTCTGTGGGGAGCGAAATGCAACCCAAACCCCCTTTTTTTCCGAACCCcgcgcaaaaaaaaaaaaaaaaaacacgcaTAAGCACGCACACAGACGTCGCCACGGTCCCTGCGCGCCTCGGCAAGTCCTGGCCGCTGGCGGCGAGGGAAGAGCCGGGGCCCGAGAGGGGTCGCTGCCTGCGCCTCGCAGCCCGGGGGGCGGCCGCTGGGCATCACCGCTCACAG actctgctctctccGCTCTGCGTGCGGTTCCTGCAGCCCTTTCGCCTTCAGCGGCTCGCGAGGTCGCGCGCTGGCACCACTCTGCAGCCTCGGCCGGGCCCAGCGGCCAATCCAGGGCCCGGGGAGAGCGGCCCGGACAGCGGAGCGGAGGGAGGCCACAGCCAGGCGAGGCCTTCGGTCCTGGCGGACACCCCCGTGGCCGGAGCGCGACAGTGGCCAGGAGAGAGGGGCGAGAAAACCCGTCGTTGTGCGGTTTCTGTCCCGCTCCGAGAGCTTCGAAATCCGCACGCCCCGGAATCCCGAGCGGGATCCTGTCAAAAACATAGATTTGTGGGCGCCCCTCTGGGACTCCAGTTGAGAGGAGCTGAGGCGGGGAACCCGCATTTTGGATGA